A section of the Bacillota bacterium genome encodes:
- a CDS encoding metal-dependent transcriptional regulator gives MPYVLTGSSSMQDYLEAILDLTEKDGLVRVSDIAGQLNVTKPSVTQMIENLKKQELVKQEPYGPVELTGVGRELATKVRQRHRLLKQFLIDVLEVDPEIAERDACMIEHVISPQTMEKLVEFLPVVSLPDEGTGFTANRHEQN, from the coding sequence ATGCCTTATGTCCTGACAGGTTCTTCATCCATGCAAGATTACTTGGAAGCGATCCTCGATCTTACAGAGAAGGATGGTTTAGTAAGGGTGAGCGATATTGCCGGCCAACTAAATGTTACTAAACCCAGTGTGACCCAGATGATTGAAAATCTGAAAAAGCAGGAGCTCGTCAAACAGGAGCCTTACGGCCCAGTAGAGCTAACCGGTGTCGGTCGGGAGCTGGCGACCAAGGTACGTCAGCGGCACCGCTTACTTAAGCAATTTTTGATTGATGTATTGGAAGTTGATCCAGAGATCGCTGAAAGAGACGCTTGTATGATCGAACATGTAATAAGCCCACAAACTATGGAGAAACTGGTAGAATTTTTGCCGGTTGTGTCTTTGCCGGACGAAGGGACAGGATTTACTGCCAATAGGCACGAGCAGAATTAG